Proteins from a genomic interval of Zingiber officinale cultivar Zhangliang chromosome 2A, Zo_v1.1, whole genome shotgun sequence:
- the LOC122040253 gene encoding uncharacterized protein LOC122040253 yields the protein MTFHRRAAQYLAPFLSNLNNCNASSSSSRFFISRRLSFSAAASSATEQADGAGFSAGRRTKKSWGRQLFQIGLISLTGGLFLSAVNDLAIFHGCSSKAIEKASQNQQIVELLGLPIIRGPWYDASLAVGRRKHSVSSTFPVSGPQGTGIFQLKAIRRGGLPFVQQLVFLSYIFPFTCILC from the exons ATGACGTTTCACCGGCGGGCTGCTCAGTATCTTGCTCCCTTTCTCTCCAACCTCAACAATTGCAacgcctcctcttcctcctcgagGTTCTTCATCTCGCGTCGTCT TTCCTTCTCGGCCGCTGCTTCCTCCGCTACGGAACAGGCTGATGGCGCCGGCTTCAGTGCAGGGAGGAGAACGAAAAAGTCTTGGGGTCGGCAACTCTTCCAGATCGGGTTGATTAGCCTGACGGGTGGTTTGTTTCTCAGTGCCGTCAACGATCTAGCCATCTTCCATGGGTGTAGCAG TAAGGCAATTGAAAAGGCTAGCCAAAATCAACAGATAGTGGAGTTGCTTGGCTTGCCGATTATAAGGGGCCCGTGGTATGACGCTTCTCTTGCAGTAGGCCGCAGAAAACATTCAGTGTCTTCTACATTTCCTGTTTCTGGACCTCAAGGAACTGGCATTTTCCAGTTGAAGGCAATCCGTCGAGGAGGTTTACCTTTTGTTCAGCAGCTTGTTTTTTTATCGTACATATTTCCATTTACTTGCATACTTTGCTGA
- the LOC122043094 gene encoding (R)-specific enoyl-CoA hydratase-like: protein MTRIGRVFRIVSASPHPALLFFSSRYSSSSPRATARLLRVGDVLRESRRFSESDVARFSEISGDRNPIHLDDGFARDIGCFDRGRVVHGMLVASLFSSIIASHVPGSVYVSQTLKFISPVYIGDEVLAEVEATYLREHKKRYIVKFTSKCSTNGGGSLVIGGETTAILPTLVLLDRQNLD from the exons ATGACTCGCATTGGTCGGGTTTTCCGGATCGTCTCCGCTAGCCCTCACCctgctctcctcttcttctcttcgcgtTACTCTTCCTCCTCACCTCGAGCAACCGCGCGTCTTCTCCGTGTCGGCGACGTGCTCAGGGAGTCTAGGCGGTTCTCTGAGTCGGATGTGGCACGCTTCTCCGAAATCAGTGGCGACCGCAACCCCATCCACCTGGACGACGGCTTCGCACGAGATATCGGCTGCTTCGACCGCGGCCGCGTCGTCCATGGAATGCTCGTCGCTTCGCTATTCTCTTCCATCATCGCTTCGCATGTC CCAGGATCTGTATATGTTTCTcagactttaaaatttatttcgcCAGTCTACATTGGTGATGAGGTTCTCGCTGAAGTAGAAGCAACATACTTGCGGGAACACAAGAAAAGATACAT TGTGAAGTTTACTTCAAAATGTTCAACAAACGGTGGGGGTTCTCTTGTTATTGGTGGTGAAACGACAGCTATTTTACCTACACTGGTATTACTGGACAGGCAGAATTTGGACTGA
- the LOC122043093 gene encoding heavy metal-associated isoprenylated plant protein 3-like, protein MGKKKQQSEDGPAMAGNAVVEATDEGGENDEEKENRVGSKGKPEKKDDGSITVVLKVDMHCEGCSKKVIKSVRGTQGVEAVKADAGIGKLTVVGKLDPWKLRDQVEAKSHKKVELVSPANFPRNANAAKKPSAAKQTDEKKKPQEKLVVTTVTLKIRLHCEGCIRRIRKTILKIKGAESVVFDTQTDQVTVKGTMDAKPLPEKLKSKLKRDVVVVQPKKDKDVGGGGDGEKKTKDGGVDKKKGGKGGSGGGGEKEEIWNPAAAGGAPAGYAMEYYGVHAPQLFSDENPNSCSVM, encoded by the exons ATGGGAAAG AAGAAGCAACAGAGCGAGGACGGGCCGGCGATGGCCGGCAACGCTGTGGTCGAGGCGACGGACGAAGGCGGAGAAAACGATGAGGAAAAGGAAAACAGAGTCGGAAGCAAGGGAAAACCGGAGAAGAAGGACGATGGAAGCATCACTGTCGTCTTAAAGGTCGACATGCATTGCGAGGGCTGCTCCAAAAAagtcatcaaatccgtccgaggcACCCAAG GGGTGGAGGCGGTGAAGGCGGATGCTGGGATCGGGAAGCTGACGGTGGTCGGGAAGCTGGATCCGTGGAAGCTTCGAGATCAGGTGGAAGCGAAGAGCCACAAGAAGGTCGAACTAGTCTCGCCGGCCAACTTCCCCAGGAACGCCAACGCCGCCAAAAAACCCTCAGCCGCCAAGCAAACCGACGAGAAGAAGAAACCTCAGGAAAAA CTGGTGGTGACGACGGTGACGCTTAAAATTCGATTGCACTGCGAAGGATGCATCCGTCGAATCCGCAAAACCATCCTCAAAATCAAAG GTGCCGAGAGCGTTGTATTCGACACGCAGACGGATCAGGTGACCGTGAAGGGGACGATGGACGCGAAGCCGCTGCCGGAGAAGCTGAAGTCGAAGCTGAAGCGAGACGTCGTGGTGGTGCAGCCTAAGAAGGATAAAGACGTCGGTGGTGGCGGCGACGGGGAGAAGAAGACTAAAGACGGCGGCGTGGATAAAAAGAAAGGCGGAAAGGGAGGAAGTGGCGGCGGAGGGGAGAAGGAGGAGATTTGGAATCCTGCGGCGGCGGGGGGTGCGCCGGCCGGATACGCGATGGAGTACTACGGTGTGCACGCACCGCAGCTCTTCAGCGACGAGAACCCCAACTCGTGCTCCGTTATGTGA